One Halonatronomonas betaini DNA segment encodes these proteins:
- a CDS encoding hydrogenase iron-sulfur subunit — MAESKEVAKKEEFEPKIIAFLCNWCSYAAADLAGSSRLQYPTNIRAVRIPCTGRLNPLIVIKTLKKGADGILVSGCHPGDCHYIDGNYYARRRFIMLKELLEYAGVEPERLNFTWCSAAEGRRFASVVRQVVDRVKSVGPWDGYLSADLMEDFIPEAGNPGCTEPDDKGGVIDDQFI; from the coding sequence ATGGCAGAAAGCAAAGAAGTTGCAAAAAAAGAGGAATTTGAGCCTAAAATAATTGCCTTTCTCTGTAACTGGTGCAGTTATGCTGCAGCAGATCTTGCTGGTAGCAGCAGGCTTCAGTATCCGACAAATATTAGAGCAGTCAGAATCCCCTGTACAGGCAGATTAAATCCATTAATAGTAATCAAGACCTTAAAAAAGGGGGCAGATGGCATTCTGGTTTCAGGCTGTCATCCTGGTGACTGTCACTATATTGATGGTAATTATTATGCCAGGCGTAGATTTATCATGTTAAAAGAGTTATTAGAGTATGCAGGGGTTGAGCCTGAGCGGCTTAATTTTACCTGGTGTTCTGCTGCTGAAGGCAGAAGGTTTGCCAGTGTAGTCAGACAGGTTGTTGATAGAGTCAAATCTGTTGGCCCCTGGGACGGTTATCTGTCAGCTGATTTAATGGAAGATTTTATACCTGAAGCAGGTAATCCTGGGTGTACTGAGCCAGATGATAAAGGCGGTGTAATCGATGACCAATTCATATAA
- a CDS encoding CoB--CoM heterodisulfide reductase iron-sulfur subunit A family protein, protein MADPVVVIGGGIAGIQAATDLAEMGVPVYLVEKSPSLGGRMAQLDKTFPTNDCSTCILAPKITSCYNHKNVTTYTMTELVDVKGTPGNFRVRLKKRPRYIDEDKCTGCADCFEKCPEKIPDEYNLGLTEQKAVHKYQPQAVPNLAVIDPDHCRKLQEDKCGLCEIVCNFDAVDYKQREKNFIVQAAAIIFAPGYEAFAGDIVSQYHYGNHQDVVTSLEFERILNAAGPTDGKIIRPSDGKKVEKIAFIHCTGSRDYSCDHNYCSSVCCMYSIKHALLTRDHLPDAGVDLYYMDIRSHGKGFERYFNRAEATDGVNFIRSRVAEIERNSKDKKLNLKITDGDNGFEARDYDLVVLATGIAPKQEVTEDLQKLKIRTNKYGFADTEEFSPFVTGREGIFACGAVTGPKDIPESVAEASGSAVMAGQLASLDINELGITEAPPVASRAVTNQRTRIGVFVCHCGTNIAGVIDVEEVTERVAEMPFVELAEDVKYLCSTDSQKLIADRIEEHDLNRILIASCTPRTHEMLFQDAVERAGLNPHLMEMTNIRDQGSWVHKEEKEKATWKAYELVRAGVARIKNALPLERGEVDNITRALVLGGGIAGMTAARELGNLGFPVSLVEEEEWLGGKAAEIHRSGFGRPIKPFLERLTAEIRDNKLIDIYSGYKIDNISGFVGNYQLDISGPQQIELEGGVVIVATGGQELKPDEYQYQNSDKVMTALELEELIDKDSKRLADAKKIYMIQCVGSREEERPYCSRLCCTQSLRNAIELKKRNPESEITILYREMRSYGYYEDLYREARDIGINFSRFDLDNKPEIEKIEENQLEIRFNEPLTGTTIKDNPDLVILAAAVLPGEDNERISKMLKTPLNEDKFFLEAHVKLRPVDSSTDGIFLTGLAHGPKNISETISQSRATAGRAASILSKEFLLTEAMIAEVDESLCIGCGDCERVCVYKAIEVDPIDKKAEVNKVLCKGCGNCLGVCRPHAVDLKGFRNQQILDEVETLLAEDQEEFSKGGML, encoded by the coding sequence ATGGCAGATCCAGTAGTTGTTATCGGTGGAGGTATTGCTGGAATTCAGGCAGCAACTGATCTGGCTGAGATGGGTGTTCCTGTATATCTAGTAGAAAAAAGCCCCAGTCTTGGCGGCAGAATGGCCCAGCTTGATAAAACTTTTCCAACTAATGATTGCTCGACCTGTATCTTAGCTCCTAAGATTACATCATGTTACAACCATAAAAATGTAACCACATATACAATGACTGAACTTGTTGATGTTAAAGGAACACCAGGCAACTTTAGAGTAAGGCTTAAAAAGAGGCCTAGATATATTGATGAAGATAAATGTACCGGTTGTGCTGACTGTTTTGAAAAATGTCCTGAGAAAATTCCTGATGAATATAATCTAGGCTTAACTGAGCAGAAGGCAGTTCATAAATATCAACCCCAGGCAGTTCCTAATCTGGCTGTAATTGATCCAGATCATTGCCGTAAACTTCAGGAGGATAAATGTGGGCTCTGTGAAATAGTCTGTAATTTCGATGCAGTTGATTATAAACAGAGGGAGAAAAACTTTATAGTTCAGGCAGCTGCAATCATTTTTGCACCTGGTTATGAAGCATTTGCTGGTGATATTGTCAGTCAATATCATTATGGTAATCATCAGGATGTTGTTACAAGTCTTGAGTTTGAAAGGATCTTAAATGCTGCTGGACCGACTGATGGGAAAATTATTCGCCCATCTGACGGTAAAAAAGTTGAAAAGATTGCTTTTATCCATTGTACCGGTTCCAGGGATTATAGCTGTGACCATAATTATTGTTCATCAGTCTGCTGTATGTACTCAATTAAACATGCCTTATTGACCAGGGATCATCTGCCTGATGCCGGGGTTGATCTATATTATATGGATATAAGGTCCCATGGTAAAGGTTTTGAAAGATATTTTAATCGGGCAGAGGCAACTGATGGAGTTAATTTTATAAGAAGTCGAGTAGCTGAAATTGAGAGGAATTCAAAGGATAAAAAGCTCAATTTAAAAATAACAGATGGCGACAATGGTTTCGAGGCCAGAGATTATGACCTGGTTGTTCTTGCGACTGGAATTGCACCTAAACAAGAGGTTACTGAAGACTTACAGAAATTAAAAATAAGAACAAATAAATATGGCTTTGCTGATACAGAAGAATTTTCTCCATTTGTTACAGGTAGAGAGGGAATCTTTGCCTGTGGTGCTGTAACTGGTCCTAAAGATATACCAGAATCTGTTGCTGAAGCGAGTGGTTCAGCTGTTATGGCCGGTCAGTTAGCATCTTTAGATATTAATGAGCTTGGGATTACAGAAGCTCCTCCAGTTGCCAGTAGAGCAGTGACCAATCAGAGAACAAGAATTGGAGTCTTTGTCTGTCATTGTGGCACCAATATAGCAGGTGTGATTGATGTAGAAGAGGTGACTGAAAGAGTTGCAGAGATGCCATTTGTTGAGCTGGCTGAAGATGTTAAATATCTCTGTTCAACAGATAGCCAGAAATTAATAGCTGATAGAATTGAGGAACATGATTTAAATAGAATCTTAATAGCTTCATGTACTCCCCGAACCCATGAAATGCTCTTCCAGGATGCAGTGGAAAGAGCAGGCCTTAATCCCCATCTGATGGAGATGACCAATATCAGGGACCAGGGTTCCTGGGTTCATAAAGAAGAGAAAGAGAAAGCGACCTGGAAAGCCTATGAGCTGGTCCGGGCTGGTGTTGCCAGGATCAAGAATGCTCTGCCTTTAGAGCGGGGAGAAGTAGATAATATAACAAGAGCTCTAGTTCTTGGTGGTGGAATAGCCGGTATGACAGCTGCCAGAGAGCTTGGCAATCTTGGATTTCCAGTATCACTGGTTGAAGAGGAAGAATGGCTTGGTGGCAAGGCTGCAGAGATTCATCGGTCTGGTTTTGGCAGACCTATTAAACCTTTTTTAGAAAGATTAACTGCTGAGATCAGGGATAATAAGTTGATCGATATCTACTCAGGCTATAAGATAGATAATATCTCTGGATTTGTCGGGAATTATCAACTTGACATTTCAGGTCCCCAGCAGATTGAGCTTGAGGGCGGAGTCGTTATTGTTGCAACCGGAGGTCAGGAATTAAAACCTGATGAATATCAGTATCAAAATTCCGATAAGGTGATGACTGCTCTGGAATTAGAAGAGCTTATAGATAAAGACTCTAAAAGACTGGCTGATGCTAAAAAGATATATATGATCCAGTGTGTAGGTTCCAGAGAAGAAGAAAGGCCCTATTGCAGCAGGCTCTGCTGTACCCAGTCGTTAAGAAATGCAATTGAACTTAAAAAGAGAAATCCTGAATCAGAAATTACTATCCTATATCGTGAGATGCGGAGCTATGGGTATTATGAAGACCTATACCGGGAAGCTAGAGATATAGGGATTAATTTCTCCAGATTCGATCTGGATAATAAACCGGAAATTGAGAAAATAGAAGAAAACCAACTGGAGATAAGATTTAATGAGCCTTTAACTGGGACGACAATTAAAGATAATCCAGATTTAGTTATTCTGGCAGCAGCTGTTTTGCCAGGAGAGGATAATGAAAGAATCAGCAAGATGTTAAAGACGCCATTAAACGAAGATAAGTTTTTCCTTGAGGCCCATGTTAAGTTAAGACCAGTTGATTCCTCAACAGATGGAATATTTTTAACAGGTTTGGCCCATGGTCCTAAAAATATCTCTGAAACTATTTCCCAGAGCCGGGCAACTGCCGGTCGGGCTGCATCAATCCTCTCTAAAGAATTTTTATTAACTGAAGCTATGATTGCCGAAGTTGATGAGAGTTTATGTATTGGCTGTGGCGACTGTGAAAGGGTCTGTGTTTATAAGGCTATAGAGGTAGACCCAATTGATAAAAAGGCTGAAGTCAATAAGGTCCTCTGTAAAGGCTGTGGAAACTGTCTTGGAGTTTGCCGCCCCCATGCTGTTGACTTAAAAGGCTTCAGGAATCAGCAGATACTTGATGAAGTTGAGACTCTTTTAGCTGAAGACCAGGAAGAATTTAGCAAAGGGGGAATGCTCTAA
- a CDS encoding 4Fe-4S dicluster domain-containing protein has protein sequence MVKEYKELDYKFKDEIKSKPGGENLSLCYSCGSCTATCPVSEEEENFNPRLIIKKALLGFREELLSELTIWQCIQCRRCVSACPQNVRFADIIRVLRELSVSAGYYSEELEEELDKFDRSLVNYRLKSLERVESGKSTWEKELPDSGGV, from the coding sequence ATGGTAAAAGAATATAAAGAATTAGATTATAAATTTAAAGATGAGATTAAGTCTAAGCCAGGAGGCGAGAATCTTAGCCTCTGTTATAGTTGTGGCAGCTGTACGGCAACCTGCCCGGTTAGTGAAGAGGAAGAAAACTTTAATCCAAGGTTGATAATTAAGAAAGCTCTGCTTGGTTTTAGAGAAGAACTTCTTTCTGAACTTACTATCTGGCAATGTATACAGTGTCGTCGCTGTGTATCTGCCTGTCCTCAAAATGTCAGATTTGCCGATATTATAAGGGTATTAAGGGAGTTATCAGTTTCAGCCGGTTATTATTCAGAAGAGCTGGAAGAAGAACTTGATAAATTTGATAGAAGTTTAGTTAATTATCGCTTAAAAAGTCTGGAAAGAGTTGAATCTGGTAAATCTACCTGGGAAAAAGAATTACCAGATTCAGGTGGTGTTTAA
- a CDS encoding methylenetetrahydrofolate reductase C-terminal domain-containing protein encodes MIVGKLKDVNEIKDSLPDDLDSLLIAGCGSCVSVSLAGGEREAESLKNLLDFYYQTNNQEVSIETETIKRQCDDEFLDELELAIARNKIVLSLACGVGVQHLAIKYPDKIILPGLDTTFYGRTSDIGEWEEMCHGCGKCILDQFAGVCPVARCSKSLLNGPCGGSQDGICEVDDDIDCGWQKIYDRAEELGQLEKLLDFDFPKDWSTHKDGGVRSHKDPEFFQE; translated from the coding sequence GTGATTGTTGGAAAATTAAAGGATGTAAATGAAATTAAAGATAGCCTCCCAGATGATTTAGATAGCCTTCTTATAGCAGGATGTGGCAGCTGTGTCTCTGTAAGTCTGGCAGGTGGTGAAAGAGAGGCTGAGTCATTAAAGAACTTACTTGATTTTTATTATCAGACTAATAATCAGGAAGTGTCAATTGAAACTGAAACTATTAAGAGACAGTGTGACGATGAGTTTCTGGATGAACTTGAACTGGCTATAGCTAGAAATAAGATTGTACTTTCTCTGGCCTGTGGAGTCGGTGTCCAGCATCTGGCAATTAAATATCCAGATAAAATAATTTTGCCTGGACTCGATACAACCTTTTATGGCAGGACCAGTGATATCGGTGAATGGGAAGAGATGTGTCATGGCTGTGGCAAATGTATTCTCGATCAATTTGCTGGTGTCTGCCCTGTAGCCCGCTGTTCAAAAAGCTTATTAAATGGACCCTGTGGTGGATCCCAGGATGGAATCTGTGAGGTTGATGATGATATAGATTGTGGCTGGCAGAAAATCTATGATCGGGCAGAGGAGTTGGGCCAGTTAGAAAAATTACTGGATTTTGATTTTCCAAAGGACTGGTCAACCCATAAAGACGGCGGGGTCCGTAGCCATAAAGATCCAGAGTTCTTCCAGGAATGA
- a CDS encoding methylenetetrahydrofolate reductase: MAEYISKLQQLLEEGEFVVCSEMGPPIGADPDFIRKKADFLKGYVDAVNITDNQTAIVRMSSIAAAKIAADEGLEMIIQATGRDRNRIGIQSDLLGASALGLRNVLCLTGDHQCFGMDEGAKNVFDLDSVSMLSAARSMVDDGILLNGKEMDFPPKLFLGGAANPFADPFELHMMKVEKKVEVGMEFIQTQAIYNLEKFDRWMEEVRRRGIHEKCYIMAGILPTKSVKALRMMKKHVAGMDVPDEIIERMDRAEDKKEEGVRMAVDIIEHVRKIEGVRGIHLMPVAWEEITPRVVEEAGLYPRPEVSER, translated from the coding sequence ATGGCTGAATATATATCGAAATTACAACAACTATTAGAAGAAGGAGAGTTTGTAGTCTGCAGCGAGATGGGACCTCCAATCGGTGCTGATCCAGATTTTATTCGCAAGAAAGCCGATTTTTTGAAAGGTTATGTCGATGCAGTAAATATAACTGACAATCAGACTGCAATTGTTAGAATGTCAAGTATAGCTGCTGCTAAAATAGCTGCTGATGAAGGCCTGGAAATGATAATTCAGGCCACCGGTCGGGATCGAAATAGAATTGGTATTCAAAGCGATCTATTAGGGGCTAGTGCTCTAGGTTTAAGGAATGTTCTCTGCCTGACTGGAGATCATCAATGTTTTGGAATGGATGAAGGGGCTAAAAATGTTTTTGATTTAGATTCAGTTAGCATGCTAAGTGCGGCCAGGAGCATGGTTGATGATGGCATTTTATTAAACGGTAAGGAGATGGACTTTCCACCCAAATTATTCCTGGGCGGGGCAGCCAACCCCTTTGCAGATCCCTTTGAGCTTCATATGATGAAAGTTGAGAAAAAAGTAGAGGTTGGAATGGAGTTTATCCAGACCCAGGCTATTTATAATTTAGAGAAATTTGATCGCTGGATGGAAGAAGTGAGAAGAAGAGGAATTCATGAAAAATGCTATATAATGGCCGGGATTCTCCCGACTAAATCTGTAAAAGCTTTAAGAATGATGAAAAAACATGTTGCCGGTATGGATGTACCTGACGAGATTATTGAGAGAATGGATAGGGCAGAAGATAAAAAAGAAGAGGGAGTAAGAATGGCAGTTGATATTATCGAACATGTTAGAAAGATAGAAGGGGTTAGAGGAATTCATTTAATGCCGGTGGCCTGGGAGGAAATAACTCCTAGAGTTGTCGAAGAAGCAGGCCTCTACCCGAGACCGGAGGTGTCAGAGAGATAA
- a CDS encoding 4Fe-4S binding protein yields the protein MTNSYKEITEDLQDIIEQIYKQEEFDRLLAYGRGLFSGLIEPVIVDKEAELDLDRLEFTDEAYQMLSKYLLKNRELKQVVVAKPCDTRAIAFYISENIIARDNLIVVGINGCPGIKDNTACDECDSKNPVIADYTAGNLMPEDEFAKDKSDLKYLLSEENQVTRKNHYTKEFMRCTQCYACRDACPVCYCDHCFVESNQPVWLEAGSGPEEDMVFHLMRTMHMPGRCVNCGACEMACPEGIEMRSLTSHLYHQAREYFDFRPGLAVDQKSLFSDYNEEDPEPGFLQQEGD from the coding sequence ATGACCAATTCATATAAAGAGATAACAGAAGATCTGCAGGATATAATTGAACAAATTTATAAACAGGAAGAATTTGATCGATTGCTTGCTTATGGTAGAGGTCTATTTTCAGGATTAATAGAGCCGGTTATCGTTGATAAAGAGGCTGAACTGGATCTTGATAGATTGGAATTTACAGATGAGGCCTATCAGATGTTAAGCAAGTATCTTTTAAAAAATAGAGAATTAAAGCAGGTAGTAGTTGCTAAACCCTGTGATACCAGGGCTATAGCCTTTTATATATCTGAAAATATTATTGCAAGGGATAACCTGATAGTCGTTGGAATTAATGGTTGTCCAGGAATAAAAGATAATACAGCCTGTGATGAATGCGATTCTAAAAATCCAGTGATAGCAGATTACACTGCAGGCAACCTAATGCCTGAAGATGAATTTGCAAAGGATAAGTCAGATTTAAAATATTTATTATCAGAGGAGAATCAAGTTACAAGAAAGAATCATTATACTAAAGAATTCATGAGATGTACCCAGTGCTATGCCTGTCGTGATGCCTGTCCGGTCTGTTATTGTGATCATTGTTTTGTTGAGAGTAATCAGCCGGTCTGGCTTGAAGCTGGCAGTGGGCCAGAAGAGGATATGGTCTTTCATTTAATGAGAACGATGCATATGCCTGGTAGATGTGTAAATTGTGGAGCCTGTGAGATGGCCTGTCCTGAAGGGATCGAGATGCGTTCCTTAACATCTCATCTATATCATCAGGCAAGAGAATATTTTGATTTTAGACCTGGATTAGCAGTAGATCAGAAATCACTTTTTTCAGACTATAATGAGGAAGATCCTGAACCTGGTTTCCTCCAGCAGGAGGGAGATTAA